A window from Plasmodium cynomolgi strain B DNA, chromosome 7, whole genome shotgun sequence encodes these proteins:
- a CDS encoding telomeric repeat binding factor 1 (putative), which produces MQVHTLLHPFTADQTNVKLLKIKNSVAIEEIQDPRQMGQGGDGASDRRDKRRRGVASGMSGGMGGEINDEMDDEINDEMNDEIND; this is translated from the exons ATGCAAGTACACACCCTTTTGCACCCCTTCACAGCCGACCAGACAAACGTGAAACTactgaagataaaaaattccgTCGCCATAG AAGAGATACAAGACCCGCGTCAAATGGGACAAGGGGGAGACGGAGCGTCTGATCGACGGGATAAACGTAGGAGAGGAGTGGCCAGCGGGATGAGCGGCGGGATGGGCGGTGAAATAAACGACGAAATGGACGACGAAATAAACGACGAAATGAACGACGAAATAAACGACTAA
- a CDS encoding hypothetical protein (putative) codes for MNTPSEKMHNLEIKKHSRGDLLLLRSSDLHSFRKLQRDVDEMGLLSSAEQHLSGILTTLDNVADQDNTLYCLTQRGELIGMLKIGTKRLYLYNGKDLHCRSCACLLGNNIKDSYTWRVGFLHTEELPEEGPRAG; via the exons ATGAATACCCCCTccgaaaaaatgcacaatcTGGAGATAAAGAAACACTCAAGGGGTGACTTGCTTCTCCTGAGGAGCTCCGACCTCCATTCTT ttCGGAAGCTCCAAAGGGATGTAGACGAAATGGGACTCCTGTCTAGCGCG GAGCAGCACCTGTCGGGCATTTTAACAACTCTAGACAACGTCGCGGACCAGGACAACACTCTATAC tGCTTAACACAGCGAGGTGAACTAATCGGAATGTTAAAG ATTGGTACAAAACGGCTGTACTTATATAACGGGAAAGACTTACACTGCCGGAGCTGTGCGTGTTTATTAGGTAACAACATAAAGGACAGTTACACATGGAGAGTTGG aTTTTTACATACAGAGGAGCTTCCGGAAGAGGGGCCTCGGGCTGGTTAG